A part of Limihaloglobus sulfuriphilus genomic DNA contains:
- a CDS encoding right-handed parallel beta-helix repeat-containing protein, translated as MKRANLFQILSFTLLIIASLLCAGTITVKKDGSGDFTTISDAVMSAAAGDNVYVYPGTYNEQVYLTDGINLLGHSPHSTIIDAQQMYDYVIHYDGYEMGSVISGFRITGSATAGSGGGGWDYGGIHVEGGSVIIRNNIIEGNYAGISVLSGANPQIINNTINGNFNGIIFEGAAAIPAPEYMVLIIYASDKNSAAEYQGILSDSGIAANVIQMGDITTTNLASYRLIMVTDDTGGGYNWGTQAQVDAINNSNRPVLGIGNGGAALFQELGISINYGNSAFANTNRMHVVETGNPVFHEPYDIEILKDGDIIVYDRIYTSNVLAVYEGSMDSEVVKLCSLSPTSPQHYPLTGEEGHYLWGFRDTPDHLTETGRKLLVNLVRSRTTICDYYLPAPILTPLYSEPATNPEYNRYYFRVENWYQYGDELFEVSPDLPPCGSNPDGSRTWVEFYDMQQQYVYGYCALSQAADLLLLHVTLPADAPEDVMMRIWDRRCDSEAWSNLVFPRDDPYYSHTIMNNIITNNSHAGIFYYNFLNEGQILYNDVWANTYNYFNNDGGQQFSPQPATGEISEDPLFEDTLNYRLTDESPCTDTGNPDTIYNDPDGSRNDMGVWGGPESTGIGTHPGSGFIFTEVGNLPTAFIEQAQANEDHGLTNVSYQDHIDFAIPQYHDSPFGGSLRINGVFGDVDVADGLMYYKILYAMWPDEDTPPEPEDYQPVTTGLYKILTIPQWDGSVIYQRTHLGPKVVYGVENLYEYTHTGAWSSLDLRCIWHTSSLPNGKYTLTYKAYKPSEMYLMTLEEMTLFPNDMDHLTLLVNNTGVYTEINDVRYDPSSPYWDEITDGILQECGIITLQDNQENLRLNISATHPDGYLRHWVLDAYYGKNNYAGVIASDTYPGTSPPDNWHGVLNQIYNTSDSPAFTDWVRCAYQFRLRAYTRATNGQGYLYGTPPIYYSNSFSDHYFVEFDCSWCGGADINKSGRVDLTDLMLVASQWLQECSGENCGE; from the coding sequence ATGAAACGAGCAAATCTATTTCAAATCTTGAGTTTTACTCTGTTGATAATAGCATCATTACTCTGTGCCGGTACTATTACAGTAAAAAAGGACGGCAGCGGTGATTTCACCACGATATCTGATGCAGTCATGTCTGCGGCGGCGGGTGACAATGTATATGTCTATCCCGGCACATACAACGAGCAGGTTTACCTCACTGACGGGATAAACCTGCTGGGGCATTCTCCCCATTCCACAATCATAGACGCTCAGCAGATGTATGATTATGTCATCCATTATGACGGATACGAAATGGGCTCGGTAATCTCTGGTTTTAGAATTACCGGCTCTGCCACAGCCGGCAGCGGTGGCGGCGGCTGGGACTATGGCGGTATCCATGTTGAAGGCGGTTCGGTGATCATTCGAAACAATATTATCGAAGGCAACTACGCGGGAATCTCCGTGCTGAGCGGGGCAAATCCACAGATCATAAACAACACGATAAACGGAAACTTCAACGGTATTATTTTTGAAGGGGCTGCAGCAATTCCGGCACCGGAATATATGGTGCTGATCATATACGCTTCAGACAAAAACTCAGCCGCAGAATACCAGGGCATTCTGTCAGACAGCGGTATTGCCGCTAATGTTATCCAAATGGGCGACATTACAACAACCAACCTGGCAAGCTACCGGCTGATAATGGTCACAGACGATACAGGCGGCGGCTACAATTGGGGAACACAGGCACAGGTAGATGCAATCAACAACTCAAACCGCCCTGTTCTGGGTATCGGAAACGGCGGAGCGGCACTTTTCCAGGAACTCGGGATATCCATAAACTATGGCAATTCTGCTTTCGCAAACACCAACAGGATGCATGTAGTAGAAACCGGCAACCCGGTATTCCACGAGCCGTATGATATAGAGATACTTAAAGACGGAGATATAATTGTTTACGACCGTATTTATACCTCTAATGTCCTGGCTGTTTATGAAGGCAGTATGGACTCGGAAGTTGTTAAACTCTGCAGTCTCTCGCCAACTTCTCCGCAACACTATCCGCTTACAGGCGAAGAGGGGCACTACTTGTGGGGGTTCCGAGATACTCCCGACCATCTCACCGAAACCGGGCGAAAACTGCTGGTTAATCTTGTACGTTCGAGAACAACAATATGTGACTATTACCTGCCGGCACCTATACTTACCCCACTGTACTCGGAGCCCGCTACCAATCCGGAATACAACCGTTACTACTTCAGAGTAGAAAACTGGTACCAGTACGGCGATGAGCTCTTTGAAGTATCCCCCGACCTTCCGCCCTGCGGTTCCAACCCTGATGGATCAAGGACTTGGGTAGAATTTTATGACATGCAGCAGCAGTATGTATATGGGTATTGCGCTCTCAGCCAGGCCGCTGACCTGCTTCTTTTACATGTTACCCTCCCTGCTGATGCACCCGAAGATGTGATGATGAGGATATGGGACCGACGCTGCGACAGTGAAGCATGGTCAAACCTGGTATTTCCTCGTGATGATCCCTACTACAGCCACACTATAATGAACAATATCATCACCAATAACAGCCACGCGGGAATTTTCTACTACAATTTCCTTAACGAGGGGCAGATACTCTATAATGATGTATGGGCAAATACCTACAACTATTTCAATAATGACGGAGGTCAGCAGTTTAGCCCCCAACCTGCAACCGGCGAGATCAGCGAAGACCCGCTGTTTGAAGACACTCTCAACTACCGGCTGACAGACGAATCCCCATGCACAGACACAGGCAACCCAGATACGATATATAACGATCCGGACGGCTCGCGTAACGACATGGGCGTATGGGGCGGTCCGGAATCCACCGGCATAGGAACCCATCCCGGCAGCGGTTTTATATTCACAGAGGTTGGAAATCTGCCCACCGCTTTCATCGAACAGGCACAAGCGAACGAAGACCATGGACTTACCAATGTCAGCTATCAGGACCACATTGATTTTGCAATTCCGCAGTACCACGACTCGCCCTTTGGCGGATCACTGCGTATAAACGGTGTCTTCGGCGATGTCGATGTAGCGGACGGCCTGATGTATTACAAGATACTATATGCCATGTGGCCCGATGAGGACACGCCGCCCGAGCCGGAGGATTATCAACCGGTAACAACAGGCCTCTACAAGATTCTCACTATCCCTCAGTGGGACGGCTCTGTTATATACCAGAGGACGCACCTGGGGCCCAAGGTTGTTTACGGCGTAGAGAACCTGTATGAATATACCCACACCGGGGCCTGGTCAAGCCTTGATTTGCGTTGCATATGGCATACTTCCAGTCTGCCAAATGGGAAATATACACTTACCTACAAGGCATACAAACCAAGTGAAATGTACCTGATGACACTTGAAGAGATGACACTCTTCCCCAATGACATGGATCATCTCACGCTGCTGGTAAACAATACCGGCGTATATACCGAGATAAACGATGTCCGCTATGACCCGTCTTCGCCTTACTGGGATGAGATAACAGACGGAATACTACAGGAGTGCGGGATTATAACACTTCAGGATAACCAGGAAAACCTCAGGCTCAACATCTCAGCGACCCATCCGGACGGTTACCTGCGGCACTGGGTGCTCGATGCTTACTACGGCAAGAACAACTATGCCGGCGTGATAGCATCGGATACATATCCCGGCACATCTCCTCCGGACAACTGGCACGGCGTATTGAATCAGATATACAACACATCCGACTCTCCCGCCTTTACCGATTGGGTACGCTGCGCATACCAGTTCCGCCTGCGGGCATATACCCGTGCTACAAACGGCCAGGGCTATCTTTACGGAACTCCGCCAATATACTACAGCAATTCGTTCAGCGACCATTACTTCGTAGAGTTCGACTGTTCATGGTGCGGCGGGGCAGATATCAACAAAAGCGGAAGGGTTGACCTGACCGACTTGATGCTGGTTGCATCGCAATGGCTGCAGGAATGCAGCGGTGAGAATTGCGGTGAGTAA
- a CDS encoding GspE/PulE family protein yields the protein MRFGMREMFLAGPMGFEYDGVLVSHPLRVILLVVWFYICVRLTRDWSRSALFPKRGSTALMLASLFAAPVILFILYTTELFKQAESRNWGFTATLKNFFKGDILKKHGQIRKYRGRCSIVLLDSAGLSFEEIYGSEGKDSKLATKTISLAEKIIAEALDERASDILIDPVADDIFAVRYRVDGKLRLASEIAADQCVAVVNSIKALSGMDISEKRRAQDGAFTARLDWGTASFRVASAGVIHGEKLSIRILNNAAGFIRLDQVGLSRKNINLVRDTLARQSGMILMCGPTGSGKTTSLYAMLSSIDASARNIITVEDPVEYSLPLVSQIEVNKRAEITFANTLRNILRQDPDVICVGEIRDAETAAMALQASHTGHMVLATLHSNDNLSAMLRLIELGIKPMLISEGLSLIISQRLVRRLCDNCKKPARLSPRKRQWFLDHNLSTDGVMEAAGCEKCRDTGYDGRVAIFDVLKMNEEIRKTLFSGPINSIEECRELGSGIIKSRLRKEALKAVVLGLTSLDEVKSVL from the coding sequence ATGAGGTTTGGAATGCGTGAGATGTTTTTGGCAGGTCCGATGGGCTTTGAATATGATGGAGTGCTGGTTTCTCACCCCTTGCGTGTTATACTGCTTGTGGTGTGGTTTTATATCTGCGTTCGTCTCACCCGTGACTGGAGCCGCTCGGCTCTGTTTCCAAAACGCGGAAGCACCGCACTTATGCTTGCATCTCTTTTTGCCGCCCCGGTAATACTTTTTATATTGTACACCACTGAGCTGTTCAAACAGGCCGAAAGCAGGAACTGGGGATTTACAGCAACACTAAAAAATTTCTTCAAGGGCGACATCCTCAAAAAACACGGCCAAATAAGAAAATATCGCGGCAGATGCTCAATCGTCCTGCTCGATTCGGCGGGCCTGAGCTTCGAAGAAATTTACGGCAGCGAGGGTAAAGACTCAAAACTGGCTACCAAAACGATTTCTCTGGCTGAAAAGATAATCGCAGAAGCCCTTGATGAGCGTGCCAGCGATATACTAATTGACCCCGTCGCTGACGATATCTTTGCCGTAAGGTACAGGGTTGACGGCAAACTGCGCCTTGCCTCCGAGATCGCGGCGGATCAATGCGTCGCGGTTGTCAACAGCATAAAGGCACTATCGGGCATGGATATATCGGAGAAACGCCGCGCCCAGGATGGAGCATTTACAGCCCGTCTTGACTGGGGAACCGCCTCTTTCCGTGTTGCCAGCGCGGGTGTTATACACGGTGAAAAACTTTCTATCCGAATACTCAACAATGCCGCCGGTTTTATAAGGCTCGATCAGGTCGGGCTTTCCAGAAAAAACATAAACCTGGTCAGAGACACCCTTGCCAGACAGTCGGGCATGATTCTCATGTGCGGCCCTACCGGCAGCGGCAAGACGACATCGCTTTATGCAATGCTATCGTCAATCGACGCTTCCGCCCGCAACATAATCACCGTCGAGGATCCGGTTGAGTACTCCCTGCCGCTGGTGAGCCAGATAGAGGTGAACAAACGGGCAGAAATAACCTTTGCCAACACCCTGCGCAATATACTCCGGCAGGACCCGGATGTCATATGTGTTGGAGAGATCAGGGACGCCGAGACCGCCGCCATGGCGCTGCAGGCCTCGCACACCGGACACATGGTGTTAGCAACACTGCACAGCAACGACAACCTCTCGGCGATGCTGAGGCTCATTGAGCTGGGCATAAAACCGATGCTCATATCCGAGGGGCTCTCGCTGATAATATCCCAGCGGCTTGTCAGGAGATTGTGTGATAACTGCAAAAAGCCCGCACGGCTTTCGCCGCGAAAAAGACAGTGGTTTCTCGACCACAACCTCTCCACCGATGGCGTAATGGAAGCGGCAGGATGCGAAAAATGCCGCGATACGGGCTATGACGGCCGCGTGGCTATATTTGATGTCCTGAAAATGAACGAGGAAATACGAAAAACACTTTTCTCCGGCCCGATAAACTCAATAGAAGAGTGCAGAGAGCTCGGCAGCGGAATAATAAAATCAAGGCTTCGAAAAGAGGCTCTAAAAGCAGTTGTTTTGGGCTTAACCAGCCTGGACGAAGTAAAGAGTGTATTGTGA
- a CDS encoding PEP-CTERM sorting domain-containing protein (PEP-CTERM proteins occur, often in large numbers, in the proteomes of bacteria that also encode an exosortase, a predicted intramembrane cysteine proteinase. The presence of a PEP-CTERM domain at a protein's C-terminus predicts cleavage within the sorting domain, followed by covalent anchoring to some some component of the (usually Gram-negative) cell surface. Many PEP-CTERM proteins exhibit an unusual sequence composition that includes large numbers of potential glycosylation sites. Expression of one such protein has been shown restore the ability of a bacterium to form floc, a type of biofilm.) — MNYLSIVSAVLLIVFLTNAAMADDLNAPDYRGDPLSVNVHYTGEASSGFVSLVNFSSVDDTDPSTFLYDIFPSEIISGENGRYIFEVPNFVDEMPIKYLRIQLTWQNVTTPPLGVNSEGVEGTSPVPGVVTFASNPLVFTQPDGGYQYFDLEYRPNPDYETISVQLAQDAVLVQAVIDSVSVPEPASLGLLLVGSLFAVRTKL, encoded by the coding sequence TTGAATTACTTATCTATTGTGTCAGCCGTTTTGCTCATCGTCTTTTTGACAAACGCAGCGATGGCTGATGATCTTAATGCCCCCGATTATAGAGGCGATCCGCTTTCGGTGAATGTTCATTACACCGGAGAGGCCTCAAGCGGGTTTGTGAGTCTGGTCAACTTCTCTTCTGTTGATGACACTGATCCTTCAACATTTTTGTATGATATTTTTCCTTCAGAGATCATCTCCGGCGAAAACGGGCGATATATTTTTGAAGTCCCGAATTTCGTTGACGAGATGCCGATAAAATATCTTCGTATCCAGCTCACCTGGCAAAATGTTACGACTCCTCCCCTTGGTGTTAACAGCGAGGGGGTTGAGGGAACATCTCCGGTACCCGGTGTTGTGACCTTTGCTTCTAATCCTCTGGTCTTCACTCAGCCGGACGGCGGTTATCAGTACTTTGACCTGGAGTACCGCCCCAACCCTGATTATGAAACAATATCGGTCCAGCTGGCCCAGGACGCAGTGCTGGTACAGGCGGTCATTGACTCGGTATCCGTTCCGGAACCGGCATCACTTGGACTGTTGCTTGTAGGATCTCTGTTTGCGGTGAGAACCAAACTTTAA
- a CDS encoding four helix bundle suffix domain-containing protein, which produces MEKWHDHSLLRQELVDRRCRTADEVAMWVKDTAKRSAQNTASNPSAMSSAYAMISANAALVLINVACGLLNRQISALANEFEQKGGFSERMYRVRSNRRK; this is translated from the coding sequence ATGGAAAAATGGCATGATCATTCTTTGCTGCGACAGGAACTGGTTGACCGCAGGTGCCGAACTGCCGATGAAGTGGCTATGTGGGTCAAAGATACCGCGAAACGGTCTGCACAGAACACCGCGTCCAACCCGTCCGCTATGTCCAGTGCCTACGCAATGATAAGCGCAAATGCCGCACTGGTTCTGATAAATGTAGCCTGCGGACTGCTGAACCGCCAAATCTCAGCACTTGCCAACGAGTTCGAACAAAAAGGCGGTTTCTCAGAGCGGATGTACCGTGTCAGATCAAACAGGAGAAAATAA
- a CDS encoding YifB family Mg chelatase-like AAA ATPase → MLARLNSVTLIGIDGLACEVEVHISNGTNERPMIVGLPDAAVKESLERVRSAVINSGYSYPDGQILVNLAPADVRKEGPSFDLPIAVGLMRAAKKFECDSLKREILVGELALDGRVRPVNGVLSMAMAAREKGFDRIIVPQENAAEAAVVKGIDVYGVATLSQAIGVLSGILELEPTVVDLGTMFDTASQYPIDFADVKGQEAVKRALIIAAAGGHNVIMMGPPGSGKTMLAKRIATILPPLSLEESLETTRIYSSVGLLRRGKALVATRPFRSPHHTASAPALIGGGTHPKPGELSLAHHGILFLDEFPEFQRNVLETIRQPLEDSSVTIARAKTTLTFPASFMMVASANPCKCGYYGSTQKKCRCSPRQIEQYLSRISGPLLDRIDIHVDVPAVDYRRLRSAEKGQTSTQIRKDVTAARQIQFERFGSDARMTNARMSHSMIEKFCPLDKAGEMVLRAAMNDLALSARAHDKICKMARTIADLDNSKDIKDCHVAEAVGYRKLDRKL, encoded by the coding sequence ATGCTTGCAAGGCTCAACAGTGTTACACTAATTGGAATTGACGGCCTGGCCTGCGAGGTCGAGGTGCATATCTCTAACGGAACAAATGAGAGGCCGATGATTGTCGGCCTGCCCGACGCCGCGGTAAAGGAAAGTCTCGAACGTGTCAGAAGTGCTGTAATCAACTCCGGTTACAGCTACCCTGACGGCCAGATACTGGTAAATCTCGCGCCGGCGGATGTCCGCAAAGAAGGACCCTCGTTCGACCTGCCCATCGCCGTGGGCCTGATGAGAGCGGCGAAGAAATTCGAGTGCGACAGCCTAAAACGTGAAATCCTGGTCGGCGAGCTTGCACTTGACGGGCGTGTCCGGCCGGTAAACGGTGTTTTGAGCATGGCTATGGCGGCACGCGAAAAGGGATTTGACCGGATCATAGTACCCCAGGAAAACGCCGCCGAAGCAGCCGTTGTCAAGGGCATAGACGTTTACGGTGTCGCAACCCTGAGCCAGGCAATCGGCGTGCTCTCCGGCATTTTGGAGCTGGAGCCGACGGTAGTTGACCTGGGAACAATGTTCGACACCGCATCACAATACCCGATAGACTTCGCCGATGTCAAGGGCCAGGAAGCCGTCAAACGGGCACTGATAATCGCCGCGGCAGGCGGCCATAACGTTATCATGATGGGCCCGCCCGGATCCGGTAAAACCATGCTTGCCAAGCGGATAGCAACAATACTGCCGCCGCTCTCGCTGGAGGAATCGCTCGAAACTACGCGGATATACTCATCGGTCGGTCTGCTCAGACGCGGCAAGGCCCTCGTAGCTACGCGGCCGTTCCGCTCGCCGCACCATACCGCCAGTGCGCCGGCACTTATCGGCGGCGGCACACACCCAAAACCCGGCGAGCTGAGCCTGGCTCATCACGGAATACTCTTTCTCGACGAGTTCCCGGAGTTTCAGCGAAATGTGCTCGAGACGATACGCCAGCCGTTAGAGGATTCTTCCGTTACAATTGCCCGTGCCAAGACAACATTGACTTTCCCCGCCTCTTTTATGATGGTAGCCTCCGCAAACCCCTGTAAATGCGGCTATTACGGTTCTACACAGAAAAAATGCCGCTGTTCGCCGCGGCAAATAGAGCAGTACCTATCGCGAATATCAGGCCCGCTGCTGGACAGGATCGATATACATGTAGATGTGCCCGCGGTGGACTACCGCCGCCTGCGAAGCGCCGAGAAGGGACAAACCTCCACACAAATACGCAAAGATGTAACCGCCGCACGGCAGATACAATTTGAGCGGTTCGGCTCAGACGCCAGAATGACAAACGCCCGCATGAGCCACTCGATGATAGAGAAGTTCTGCCCGCTCGATAAGGCCGGCGAAATGGTACTCCGAGCCGCGATGAACGACCTGGCACTAAGCGCCCGCGCTCACGACAAAATCTGCAAAATGGCACGCACAATAGCCGACCTCGACAACTCGAAGGATATCAAAGACTGCCACGTAGCCGAAGCCGTAGGCTACCGAAAATTAGACAGAAAGCTATAA
- a CDS encoding metallophosphoesterase family protein, producing the protein MELGLVHLSDLHFSKDFNASTQPLVSAIKGVSHNIDHCLIIISGDIVNCGDINGYESAKFFINELEQNLSPFFKKLYTFAVPGNHDCFLENEGSIRSLILKSLSYNKKIEKDQLDHLLMSQKHFFDFCNALSGYSTFGGWDSSSLSYSIKYDIGDFQLDLTLLNTSWCSNVEDQPGKMFFPSSFLDTNSITSEEIGMRVLALHHPFNWMHPDNARELDIKYANCDLILAGHEHVHRTLTVSDGEYSRNIIDGGKLFNDNRYHSFNFICIDLTKKTVHKSIQFKFDDDIFKKDRDIELQTSLNTKGKLVFSQEFSKVLKDVGTAFTHPHKKEVQFNDLFVFPSIKASDTYEFDGSSNAIETYESYLDILTSGCKHVIIGAEKSGKTSLAKYLCSKMIEEEKYPLLVEAKSAFMCTPSNLEELISKEVKDKYEGECSHEMFMQLSRDKGVLIIDSFNGYEESKNEARIAQNLQLLEKYFSNIILLMSEENHLSLSSSKYLEKILIEYTKSRLLPFSRKKRHLLIEKWFSLNENGFENERKDITFLRQIEHMVDDSLGFDLVPSYPLFILTIIQTFEVSKPNDIPTFASFGHIYQALITKSLFIATGSPQPIDSYYTYLSELAYHMYSTAKTKLIIEEYEIWHKKYNDKYLSDLSFDRLTRNLTTAKIFEEDCGRISFKYKYFYCYFVASYFAKHVNSKEIQNSISKMVTMLYNEQVANIVVFLCHLTDNIYLLEQIFLATDKIFETHEECNLQEDIKFITDPLTPLAIAIPEGDTDENYHDTLEVQDQIEDQLLDKQSDYPTVEDSANPSEDVEASDINASFKSIQILGQILKNFEGKLEGNLKEKVARTCFSLSFRTISSFLTFVDSNREDLISVFQDKIKENSPDLMASTIYHKANESLYDLCQFMIYAIIKHTSNSVGIPILKPLFRKIFDKSIDIPHRFLELSIKLDHYGNFPMGEVESIFKDKKFSYFHKRLAKQFIWMNLYVFPVKITTRQKIEEVTKLDATSSKITKASYKVRQLPKPKR; encoded by the coding sequence ATGGAACTGGGTTTAGTTCATTTAAGCGATTTGCATTTTTCAAAAGATTTTAATGCCAGTACACAACCGTTGGTCTCTGCCATCAAAGGAGTTAGTCATAATATTGACCACTGTTTAATTATCATATCTGGAGATATAGTAAACTGCGGGGATATTAACGGCTATGAATCTGCTAAGTTTTTTATTAACGAATTAGAGCAAAATTTATCACCTTTCTTTAAGAAGTTATATACATTTGCTGTACCTGGTAATCATGATTGTTTTTTAGAAAATGAAGGATCAATTAGATCGTTGATATTAAAATCTTTATCCTATAACAAAAAAATAGAGAAAGATCAACTTGACCATTTGTTGATGTCTCAAAAACATTTTTTTGATTTTTGCAATGCCCTTTCGGGGTATAGTACTTTTGGCGGTTGGGATTCCTCATCACTTTCTTACTCTATTAAATATGATATTGGAGATTTTCAATTGGATCTTACACTATTAAATACCTCTTGGTGTTCTAATGTGGAAGATCAACCAGGTAAAATGTTTTTTCCATCATCTTTTTTGGATACAAACTCTATTACAAGTGAAGAGATTGGAATGAGAGTACTTGCTCTTCATCATCCCTTTAACTGGATGCATCCTGATAATGCTAGAGAACTTGATATCAAATATGCTAATTGCGATCTGATACTGGCAGGTCATGAACATGTACATAGAACATTAACAGTTTCTGACGGAGAATACTCCAGAAATATTATAGATGGTGGAAAACTTTTTAATGATAACAGATATCACAGTTTCAATTTTATTTGCATTGATTTAACGAAAAAAACTGTACACAAATCAATTCAGTTTAAGTTTGATGATGATATTTTTAAAAAAGATAGAGACATTGAACTTCAGACTTCATTGAACACAAAAGGCAAGCTGGTATTTTCGCAAGAGTTTTCAAAGGTACTTAAAGATGTAGGAACTGCATTCACACATCCACATAAAAAAGAAGTCCAATTCAATGACTTGTTTGTATTTCCTAGTATCAAAGCAAGTGATACATATGAGTTTGATGGGTCTTCAAATGCAATTGAAACTTATGAATCATACTTAGATATACTGACTTCAGGGTGTAAACATGTTATTATAGGTGCAGAGAAATCCGGGAAAACCTCTTTAGCAAAATACCTTTGCTCTAAAATGATTGAAGAAGAAAAATATCCCTTGCTAGTAGAAGCTAAAAGCGCTTTTATGTGCACGCCTTCAAACCTTGAGGAATTAATATCTAAAGAAGTTAAAGATAAGTATGAAGGAGAATGTAGCCACGAAATGTTTATGCAATTGTCAAGAGATAAAGGTGTGCTAATAATCGACTCATTTAATGGATATGAAGAGTCAAAAAACGAAGCGAGAATTGCACAGAACCTACAGCTCCTTGAAAAATATTTTTCAAACATCATTTTACTGATGTCAGAAGAGAATCATTTGAGTCTTTCAAGTTCTAAATATTTAGAGAAAATTTTAATTGAATATACAAAGAGTAGGTTACTTCCGTTCAGTAGAAAGAAGAGGCACCTGTTAATTGAAAAGTGGTTTTCACTAAATGAAAACGGCTTTGAGAATGAAAGAAAGGACATTACCTTTCTCCGTCAAATCGAACATATGGTAGATGACTCTTTAGGCTTTGATCTGGTGCCAAGTTATCCACTATTCATACTAACTATAATCCAGACTTTTGAGGTCTCGAAACCAAACGACATACCCACTTTTGCATCGTTTGGTCATATATACCAAGCTCTTATAACTAAGAGTTTATTTATTGCTACGGGTTCTCCTCAACCTATTGACTCTTACTATACTTACTTGTCAGAGTTAGCGTATCACATGTATAGCACTGCAAAAACAAAACTTATAATTGAGGAGTATGAAATATGGCATAAGAAATATAACGACAAGTATTTATCTGATTTAAGTTTTGACAGGTTGACAAGAAATTTAACAACTGCAAAAATTTTCGAGGAAGATTGTGGTCGAATTAGTTTTAAATACAAATATTTTTATTGCTACTTTGTCGCAAGTTATTTTGCTAAACATGTAAATAGTAAAGAGATTCAGAATTCAATTAGCAAGATGGTTACAATGCTTTACAATGAGCAGGTTGCTAATATAGTTGTCTTTTTATGTCACCTGACAGATAATATATATTTGTTAGAACAGATTTTTTTGGCAACAGACAAAATTTTTGAAACTCATGAAGAGTGTAATTTGCAAGAGGATATTAAGTTTATCACAGACCCTTTAACTCCTTTGGCTATAGCAATACCTGAAGGTGACACGGATGAAAACTATCATGATACATTAGAAGTCCAGGATCAAATTGAAGATCAACTGCTTGATAAGCAATCGGATTACCCTACTGTAGAAGATTCTGCAAATCCAAGCGAAGATGTTGAAGCTTCTGATATAAATGCATCATTTAAGTCGATTCAAATCCTGGGGCAAATATTAAAAAATTTCGAAGGTAAACTTGAAGGTAATTTAAAAGAAAAAGTTGCAAGGACTTGTTTTTCTCTTTCATTTAGGACAATATCCTCTTTTTTAACATTTGTTGATTCCAATAGAGAAGATTTAATCAGTGTTTTTCAAGATAAGATAAAAGAGAACTCTCCAGACCTTATGGCATCGACTATTTATCACAAAGCAAATGAGTCGTTATATGATTTATGTCAATTTATGATTTATGCTATAATCAAACACACATCAAATTCAGTTGGAATACCTATTCTTAAGCCTTTATTTAGGAAAATATTTGATAAGTCAATTGATATTCCTCACCGTTTTTTGGAGCTTTCGATTAAGTTAGACCACTATGGCAATTTTCCAATGGGTGAAGTTGAATCGATATTCAAAGATAAGAAGTTTTCGTACTTTCACAAAAGGCTTGCAAAGCAGTTTATCTGGATGAATTTATATGTATTTCCTGTTAAAATTACAACTAGACAGAAAATTGAAGAAGTCACTAAACTGGATGCTACCTCATCTAAAATCACTAAAGCAAGTTATAAAGTTAGACAATTACCCAAACCAAAACGCTAA